A section of the Prochlorococcus sp. MIT 1341 genome encodes:
- a CDS encoding DUF1818 family protein has translation MIQNEGPGWRISRDSMRGEFQFLIGGNGWAFELTEPEWCVLVAIISELTSQHNQLQEQLMPEELVSLEIEKGSWWASLDGDTNDWSLQIVFQSTESGVRGFEAHWPQPSAKAVAEAVRTIWDSPTD, from the coding sequence GTGATTCAAAATGAGGGCCCTGGTTGGCGAATATCTCGAGATTCAATGCGAGGGGAGTTCCAATTTTTAATTGGAGGTAATGGTTGGGCGTTTGAGCTTACAGAACCCGAGTGGTGTGTATTGGTGGCAATAATTTCCGAGCTAACGAGTCAACACAATCAACTTCAAGAGCAATTAATGCCTGAAGAGCTTGTTTCCTTAGAGATTGAGAAGGGAAGCTGGTGGGCTTCCTTAGATGGAGACACAAATGATTGGAGCCTCCAGATTGTTTTTCAGTCAACGGAATCCGGGGTTAGAGGTTTTGAGGCTCATTGGCCACAGCCATCGGCAAAAGCAGTTGCAGAAGCTGTGAGAACCATTTGGGATTCTCCTACTGATTAG
- the groES gene encoding co-chaperone GroES has translation MAAVSLSVSTVKPLGDRIFVKVSESEEKTAGGILLPDTAKEKPQVGEVAQVGPGKRNDDGSRQSPEVGIGDKVLYSKYAGTDIKLGRDEYVLLSEKDILAVVN, from the coding sequence ATGGCTGCTGTTTCTCTCAGCGTCTCCACTGTTAAGCCACTTGGAGACCGCATTTTTGTAAAAGTATCTGAATCTGAGGAGAAGACTGCTGGAGGCATTCTTTTGCCTGATACTGCTAAGGAAAAGCCTCAGGTTGGTGAGGTTGCACAGGTTGGTCCAGGCAAAAGAAATGATGATGGTTCTCGCCAGTCTCCAGAGGTTGGAATTGGCGACAAGGTTCTTTACAGCAAGTATGCAGGAACTGACATCAAGCTTGGTCGTGATGAGTATGTTCTTTTGTCAGAAAAAGACATCTTGGCTGTAGTTAATTGA
- the pyrR gene encoding bifunctional pyr operon transcriptional regulator/uracil phosphoribosyltransferase PyrR, whose translation MPEENREARVEILSSEELGRTLARLASQVFETVTDSKELILLGIPTRGIHLSRVLALQLEKLTGHKIDQGSVDPTFHRDDIGRIGKRMAQPNDLPPTIEGRQIVLVDDVIFTGRTIRASLEALQAWGRPKRIMLLVMVDRGHREVPVQPDFCGRIVPTRRTENIELRLKDLDEEEGVYLC comes from the coding sequence ATGCCTGAGGAAAACAGAGAAGCAAGAGTCGAGATACTTTCCTCAGAAGAGTTGGGAAGAACTCTTGCGCGTCTTGCTTCCCAAGTCTTTGAGACAGTAACTGATAGTAAGGAACTAATTTTGTTGGGTATTCCAACTAGAGGAATTCATCTCTCAAGAGTTTTAGCTTTGCAGCTTGAGAAACTTACGGGCCATAAGATAGATCAAGGTAGTGTTGATCCAACTTTTCATCGGGATGACATTGGCAGAATCGGCAAAAGGATGGCTCAACCCAATGATTTACCTCCAACAATAGAAGGTAGGCAGATTGTTTTAGTAGATGATGTGATTTTTACCGGTCGAACAATAAGAGCATCTTTGGAAGCATTGCAGGCTTGGGGAAGGCCAAAGAGGATTATGTTGCTTGTAATGGTTGATAGGGGCCATAGGGAAGTACCTGTTCAGCCGGATTTCTGTGGTCGAATAGTCCCTACTCGTAGGACCGAAAATATTGAATTGCGCCTTAAAGATTTAGATGAAGAAGAAGGGGTCTATCTTTGTTGA
- the groL gene encoding chaperonin GroEL (60 kDa chaperone family; promotes refolding of misfolded polypeptides especially under stressful conditions; forms two stacked rings of heptamers to form a barrel-shaped 14mer; ends can be capped by GroES; misfolded proteins enter the barrel where they are refolded when GroES binds) has translation MAKRIIYNEQARRALERGIDILAESVAVTLGPKGRNVVLEKKFGAPQIINDGVTIAKEIELEDHIENTGVALIRQAASKTNDAAGDGTTTATVLAHAMVKAGLRNVAAGANAITLKKGIDKATEFLVKKIEENSKPISDSNAIAQCGTIAAGNDEEVGKMIADAMDKVGKEGVISLEEGKSMTTELEVTEGMRFDKGYISPYFATDTERMEAVLDEPYILLTDKKIGLVQDLVPVLEQIARTGKPLLIIAEDIEKEALATLVVNRLRGVLNVAAVKAPGFGDRRKAMLEDMAVLTNGQLITEDAGLKLENAKLEMMGTARRVTINKDTTTIVAEGNEVAVNARCEQIKKQMDETDSTYDKEKLQERLAKLAGGVAVVKVGAATETEMKDKKLRLEDAINATKAAVEEGIVPGGGTTLAHLAPELQKWSEKSLSGEELIGANIVEAALTAPLMRIAENAGANGAVVAENVKSKPVSDGYNAATGDYVDMLVAGIVDPAKVTRSGLQNASSIAGMVLTTECIVADLPEKKEAAPAGGAGMGGDFDY, from the coding sequence ATGGCTAAACGCATTATTTACAACGAGCAAGCCCGTCGCGCACTTGAGCGAGGTATTGACATTCTTGCTGAATCGGTAGCAGTTACCCTTGGCCCTAAGGGGAGGAATGTTGTCTTAGAAAAGAAATTTGGTGCTCCTCAAATTATTAATGATGGTGTAACCATTGCCAAAGAAATTGAGCTAGAAGATCACATTGAAAATACTGGTGTGGCTTTGATTCGCCAGGCTGCTTCTAAGACCAATGATGCTGCAGGAGATGGAACGACTACTGCAACAGTTTTAGCTCATGCAATGGTTAAGGCAGGACTGAGAAATGTTGCTGCTGGCGCTAATGCAATCACCTTGAAGAAAGGTATTGATAAGGCAACTGAATTTTTGGTTAAAAAGATAGAAGAGAATTCAAAACCAATCAGTGATAGCAACGCAATCGCACAATGTGGAACTATTGCTGCAGGTAATGATGAAGAAGTTGGCAAGATGATTGCTGACGCTATGGATAAGGTGGGGAAAGAGGGTGTGATTTCTCTTGAAGAGGGTAAGTCGATGACAACTGAATTAGAAGTTACTGAGGGTATGAGATTTGATAAGGGTTATATCTCACCTTATTTCGCAACTGATACTGAAAGAATGGAAGCAGTTCTTGATGAGCCATACATCCTTCTTACTGATAAGAAAATTGGTTTAGTTCAGGACCTGGTCCCAGTCCTTGAGCAAATTGCGCGTACTGGTAAACCACTTCTGATTATTGCTGAAGATATTGAGAAGGAGGCTTTAGCTACCTTGGTAGTTAATCGTTTACGAGGCGTCCTGAATGTTGCTGCAGTTAAGGCCCCAGGTTTTGGAGATCGTCGTAAGGCAATGCTGGAAGACATGGCAGTCTTAACAAATGGTCAACTCATTACTGAAGATGCTGGCCTTAAACTTGAAAATGCCAAGTTGGAGATGATGGGCACAGCTAGGCGTGTAACCATTAATAAAGACACCACAACTATTGTTGCTGAGGGTAATGAGGTTGCAGTTAATGCTCGTTGTGAGCAGATAAAAAAACAGATGGATGAGACTGACTCTACTTATGACAAAGAGAAGCTTCAGGAACGTTTAGCAAAGCTTGCTGGAGGAGTGGCTGTCGTCAAAGTCGGAGCTGCAACTGAAACAGAAATGAAGGATAAGAAGCTTCGTCTTGAAGATGCTATTAACGCTACAAAGGCTGCTGTTGAAGAAGGCATTGTTCCTGGAGGTGGTACTACCCTTGCGCATTTAGCTCCAGAGCTCCAGAAATGGTCTGAAAAATCTCTTTCTGGCGAAGAGTTGATAGGGGCAAATATTGTTGAAGCTGCGCTTACTGCTCCATTAATGCGTATCGCAGAGAATGCTGGTGCAAACGGTGCTGTTGTTGCTGAGAATGTAAAAAGTAAGCCTGTAAGTGATGGCTATAACGCTGCGACAGGTGACTATGTAGATATGCTTGTTGCGGGAATAGTTGATCCCGCAAAGGTGACACGTTCTGGACTTCAAAATGCATCATCAATAGCCGGTATGGTTCTTACTACCGAGTGCATAGTTGCTGATTTGCCTGAGAAGAAAGAAGCTGCTCCTGCTGGAGGAGCAGGTATGGGAGGCGATTTTGATTATTGA
- a CDS encoding DNA-directed RNA polymerase subunit omega: MLKASVDSQDLATRGESLIRHSPNRYLTTVRIAFRAKQRRFDDFDGLLEESSIKPVHRAIVELSDEQDQPDLLPG, from the coding sequence GTGCTCAAAGCAAGTGTCGATTCACAGGATCTAGCAACCAGAGGTGAGAGCCTAATTCGGCATTCTCCTAATCGCTATCTCACTACTGTTCGGATAGCATTTCGAGCCAAGCAAAGGAGATTTGATGATTTTGATGGTCTTTTAGAGGAATCCAGTATCAAGCCAGTTCATAGAGCCATTGTTGAATTAAGTGATGAGCAGGATCAGCCAGATTTGCTTCCTGGCTAA
- the atpD gene encoding F0F1 ATP synthase subunit beta — protein sequence MAAAATASAGTKGVVRQVIGPVLDVEFPAGKLPQILNALRIEGTNPAGQNVALTAEVQQLLGDHRVRAVAMSGTDGLVRGMEALDTGAPISVPVGEATLGRIFNVLGEPVDEQGPVTTSSTAPIHRPAPKLTELETKPKVFETGIKVIDLLAPYRQGGKVGLFGGAGVGKTVLIQELINNIAKEHGGVSVFGGVGERTREGNDLYEEFKESGVINADDLTKSKVALCFGQMNEPPGARMRVGLSALTMAEHFRDVNKQDVLLFVDNIFRFVQAGSEVSALLGRMPSAVGYQPTLGTDVGELQERITSTLEGSITSIQAVYVPADDLTDPAPATTFAHLDATTVLARALAAKGIYPAVDPLDSTSTMLQPSVVGDEHYRTARAVQSTLQRYKELQDIIAILGLDELSEEDRKTVDRARKIEKFLSQPFFVAEIFTGMAGKYVKLEDTIAGFNMILAGELDHLPEQAFYLVGNIDEVKAKAEKMNAEAKS from the coding sequence ATGGCTGCTGCTGCTACCGCTTCCGCCGGCACAAAGGGTGTTGTTCGCCAGGTGATTGGCCCGGTTCTGGACGTGGAATTCCCTGCAGGCAAGCTTCCTCAGATCCTAAATGCACTACGAATAGAAGGTACTAATCCAGCAGGGCAAAACGTTGCACTAACTGCTGAAGTCCAACAATTACTAGGTGATCACAGAGTCCGTGCCGTAGCCATGAGCGGAACTGACGGATTAGTACGAGGTATGGAAGCTCTTGATACTGGCGCTCCAATATCCGTCCCTGTAGGAGAAGCAACACTAGGGCGAATCTTCAATGTCCTTGGCGAACCTGTTGATGAGCAGGGACCTGTAACCACATCTTCTACTGCCCCAATTCATCGCCCAGCACCTAAACTTACTGAACTGGAAACTAAGCCCAAAGTCTTTGAAACTGGCATCAAGGTCATTGACCTCTTAGCTCCCTATCGACAGGGAGGCAAAGTAGGACTCTTTGGAGGAGCTGGTGTTGGGAAAACTGTATTAATTCAAGAACTAATTAACAATATTGCGAAAGAGCATGGTGGTGTTTCGGTATTTGGAGGGGTTGGTGAACGCACCAGGGAAGGAAATGATTTATATGAAGAATTCAAAGAATCTGGTGTTATTAATGCTGACGACCTAACTAAATCAAAAGTTGCTCTTTGCTTTGGCCAAATGAATGAGCCTCCAGGAGCACGTATGCGAGTAGGGCTATCAGCTCTCACAATGGCTGAGCACTTCAGAGATGTGAACAAGCAAGATGTTTTGCTTTTTGTCGACAATATTTTCCGCTTTGTTCAGGCTGGTTCAGAGGTATCCGCTCTCTTAGGGAGGATGCCATCAGCAGTTGGTTATCAGCCAACCTTAGGTACAGATGTAGGGGAACTCCAAGAAAGGATCACATCAACCCTTGAAGGATCAATTACATCTATCCAAGCTGTATACGTTCCTGCAGATGACTTGACGGACCCTGCTCCAGCAACAACTTTTGCTCACTTAGACGCAACAACAGTGCTTGCTCGAGCCTTAGCCGCCAAGGGGATATATCCAGCCGTGGATCCACTGGACTCAACAAGCACCATGCTTCAACCCTCTGTGGTTGGAGATGAGCATTATCGGACAGCTAGAGCTGTTCAATCGACACTGCAACGCTACAAAGAGCTTCAAGACATCATTGCGATCCTTGGTCTTGATGAACTTTCCGAGGAAGACCGAAAAACAGTAGATAGAGCTCGGAAAATCGAGAAATTCCTTTCTCAACCATTCTTTGTAGCTGAGATCTTCACTGGCATGGCTGGTAAATACGTAAAACTAGAAGACACAATTGCAGGCTTCAACATGATCCTGGCAGGAGAGCTTGATCATCTTCCAGAGCAAGCTTTCTATCTCGTTGGGAATATCGATGAAGTAAAAGCAAAAGCTGAAAAAATGAATGCCGAGGCCAAAAGCTAA
- the gpmI gene encoding 2,3-bisphosphoglycerate-independent phosphoglycerate mutase, whose product MADQNAQNQLRRSISSEQVAPVVLAILDGWGYSENSDHNAIKTANTPIMDSLWQAYPHTLIQASGEDVGLPEEQMGNSEVGHLTIGAGRIIQQELVRITKTVENQRLGETKALSNLARKLRRSGKTLHLLGLCSDGGVHSHLNHLCGLLKWASATGLQKVIVHAITDGRDTPTKSSAYYLEQIQEVIALTGVGKLASMCGRYWAMDRDHRWERTQKAYNLLTNPQITVKDESPKELLEKSYAEGVTDEFIEPIKLSKDSLEDGDGLVIFNFRPDRARQLLQALTAESFSAFPRDSQPALNIVTFTQYEPNLNVDVVFPPDPLENLLGQVISEHGLRQYRTAETEKYPHVTYFLNGGIEQPLEGEDRHLVPSPRVATYDLSPAMSAEALTDSCTKAIESGLYSLVVINYANPDMVGHTGIMGATQQAISTVDKCLGRLLDSTGKMSGALLITADHGNAELMEGPDGQAWTAHTTNPVPAILIEGEKRKVIGQGNSIQLRTGGGLADIAPTILQLLGLPKPVEMTGLSLIEISPTVTINPKLAQPV is encoded by the coding sequence TTGGCTGATCAAAATGCCCAAAATCAGCTCAGGAGATCAATAAGTTCCGAGCAAGTAGCGCCTGTTGTATTGGCGATTCTTGATGGCTGGGGTTACAGCGAAAACTCCGATCACAATGCAATTAAGACTGCCAATACTCCAATAATGGATTCCTTGTGGCAGGCCTACCCACACACTCTTATCCAAGCAAGTGGAGAAGACGTAGGCCTGCCAGAAGAACAAATGGGCAACTCTGAGGTAGGGCACTTAACCATCGGGGCTGGGAGAATAATTCAGCAAGAATTGGTAAGAATTACAAAAACTGTAGAAAATCAAAGACTAGGTGAAACGAAAGCACTTTCCAATCTTGCAAGAAAATTAAGGCGATCCGGCAAAACCTTGCATCTTTTAGGACTCTGTTCAGATGGTGGAGTACATAGTCATCTCAATCATCTTTGCGGTCTATTGAAATGGGCTAGTGCAACCGGTCTCCAAAAAGTTATTGTCCATGCCATCACTGATGGCCGCGATACTCCAACAAAAAGTTCTGCCTATTATCTTGAGCAAATTCAAGAAGTAATTGCTCTAACAGGAGTAGGCAAATTAGCAAGCATGTGTGGTAGGTATTGGGCAATGGACCGTGATCATCGATGGGAGAGAACGCAAAAGGCATACAATCTACTCACAAATCCTCAAATAACTGTTAAAGATGAATCTCCTAAAGAATTGCTAGAGAAAAGCTATGCAGAAGGAGTTACAGACGAATTTATTGAGCCTATAAAGCTCTCAAAAGACTCTCTTGAAGATGGAGATGGACTGGTGATATTCAATTTTCGTCCAGATCGTGCTCGACAACTTTTACAAGCCCTAACAGCTGAAAGCTTTTCTGCATTTCCTCGTGATTCCCAACCTGCACTCAACATCGTCACATTCACCCAGTATGAACCAAACCTAAATGTTGATGTCGTATTCCCTCCAGACCCTCTCGAGAACCTTCTCGGTCAAGTCATCTCTGAACATGGGCTTCGTCAATACAGGACAGCAGAAACAGAAAAATACCCGCATGTAACATATTTCTTAAATGGCGGGATCGAACAACCTCTGGAAGGAGAAGACAGACACCTGGTTCCTTCTCCGCGAGTCGCTACATATGACTTATCACCAGCCATGTCTGCAGAAGCCCTTACAGATAGCTGCACCAAAGCAATTGAAAGTGGACTTTATTCTCTAGTGGTGATTAATTATGCAAACCCAGATATGGTTGGACATACAGGCATTATGGGCGCAACACAACAAGCTATCTCTACTGTCGATAAATGTCTTGGAAGACTATTGGATTCAACGGGGAAAATGAGTGGAGCATTATTAATTACTGCTGACCATGGAAATGCAGAGCTTATGGAAGGGCCTGACGGTCAAGCATGGACTGCACATACTACAAATCCTGTTCCAGCAATCCTTATTGAAGGAGAAAAAAGAAAAGTCATAGGGCAAGGCAATTCAATTCAATTAAGGACCGGTGGAGGGTTAGCAGATATTGCTCCAACAATCCTTCAACTTCTAGGACTACCAAAACCAGTTGAGATGACAGGACTCTCACTAATTGAAATTAGTCCTACAGTAACAATTAACCCTAAATTAGCTCAGCCAGTCTGA
- a CDS encoding Hsp70 family protein yields MSPRTEEKLQISKQSGTLAIDLGNTTTVVAFQGESESRPRLLDIPPISRIKGEIPSLVWYNPNSVPNLLVGNQIISSGLYGQNDPHLFRDFKRWIGKPHEESQKEKLLSPEQSGEILLKEIWKHLPKNIEVKRLVLTTPIESYRAYRTWLNKVCSQLPVKEIAIVDEPTAAALGAGMPHGSKILVCDFGGSTIDISLVAIEGGEGKIAPIAELIRFNGEDLFDKSRQNIRTAKVLGKSGIRLGGRDLDRWIANHLYPDNILSEDLLNGAERLKCRLSNSNLKNSEILTEIVMNKKTLKGTALKLNINDLNELLVRKELLTTLSKLLEETLAGGRRNGCNLNNIHGVIAVGGGSRVLVLKEWLKNTTKPAPLITPPPIQAVAIGALGLTPGVQVRDVLQRGISLRIWEQRSEKHIWHPLFVRGQTWPTTKNLEIVLAASHLNQSNLEILLGEPENQGSHEVIYNKGMPRIKSLSDEPLISALPKEAISLSLNPNAQPGEDCLKLQFRINEEAKLILEGEDLRTGKKIGPKYLSTVR; encoded by the coding sequence ATGTCACCAAGGACAGAGGAAAAGCTTCAGATTTCAAAGCAGAGTGGCACTCTTGCGATAGACCTTGGGAATACAACAACAGTTGTCGCATTCCAAGGAGAAAGCGAAAGTCGGCCTCGCCTACTTGACATTCCACCTATTTCTAGAATTAAGGGTGAGATCCCTAGCCTTGTTTGGTACAACCCAAACAGTGTTCCAAACTTATTAGTCGGGAATCAAATCATTTCTTCAGGACTGTATGGGCAAAATGATCCGCATCTTTTTAGAGATTTCAAAAGGTGGATAGGAAAGCCTCATGAAGAATCACAAAAGGAGAAACTGCTTTCTCCAGAACAATCAGGGGAAATACTTTTAAAAGAGATTTGGAAGCATTTACCAAAAAACATTGAGGTTAAAAGGCTCGTTCTTACTACACCCATAGAAAGCTACCGTGCATATAGAACCTGGCTTAACAAAGTATGTTCTCAGCTTCCTGTGAAAGAAATTGCCATTGTTGATGAGCCCACGGCTGCTGCCTTAGGAGCAGGAATGCCTCATGGGTCCAAAATTCTTGTTTGTGATTTTGGCGGAAGCACAATAGACATCTCTCTAGTTGCAATTGAGGGGGGAGAAGGGAAAATCGCACCAATTGCAGAGTTAATTAGATTCAATGGAGAAGATCTCTTTGACAAAAGTCGACAAAATATTCGTACCGCAAAAGTTCTTGGGAAGTCTGGGATTCGTCTGGGAGGTAGAGATCTAGATAGATGGATTGCAAATCACCTATATCCAGACAACATTCTTTCCGAAGACCTGCTAAATGGAGCAGAGAGACTCAAATGCCGTCTAAGCAACTCAAACCTTAAAAATTCGGAAATACTTACTGAAATAGTTATGAACAAAAAAACACTAAAAGGGACTGCTCTAAAGCTCAACATTAATGATCTTAATGAGTTACTAGTCAGAAAAGAATTACTCACTACTTTAAGTAAACTTCTAGAAGAAACACTTGCTGGTGGTAGACGAAATGGATGCAATCTTAATAACATTCATGGGGTGATTGCCGTTGGAGGAGGATCAAGGGTTCTTGTCCTAAAAGAATGGTTAAAAAACACTACAAAGCCAGCCCCATTAATTACCCCTCCACCTATTCAGGCTGTGGCAATTGGAGCCTTGGGACTAACACCAGGTGTTCAAGTAAGAGATGTACTTCAGCGAGGTATTTCACTTCGTATTTGGGAACAACGAAGTGAAAAACATATATGGCATCCTTTATTTGTAAGAGGTCAAACTTGGCCAACCACTAAGAATCTAGAGATAGTTCTTGCGGCGAGCCATCTAAATCAATCAAATCTAGAGATTCTTCTTGGGGAACCCGAGAACCAAGGAAGCCATGAAGTTATTTATAACAAAGGAATGCCAAGAATTAAATCACTCTCAGATGAACCTCTTATTTCTGCTTTGCCAAAAGAAGCAATCTCTCTATCTCTGAACCCTAATGCCCAACCTGGCGAAGATTGCCTAAAGCTTCAGTTCAGAATCAACGAAGAAGCGAAATTAATACTAGAAGGGGAAGACTTACGTACTGGGAAGAAGATTGGCCCCAAATACCTATCTACAGTGCGATGA
- a CDS encoding EVE domain-containing protein, with protein sequence MTEINYWLMKSEPEVYGINHLKEEVSTLWDGIRNYQARNFMRRMSIGDKAFFYHSNCKPPGIVGLMEVLETGLIDPTQFDPNAKYYDPKSSQENPRWDCNRMGYICQFEKKLTIEELRASYSAEQLTLLRKGNRLSIMPIHNKIAIEIISRLGGVI encoded by the coding sequence ATGACTGAAATTAACTACTGGCTAATGAAGAGCGAGCCTGAGGTGTATGGCATTAACCATCTAAAAGAAGAAGTTTCAACTCTTTGGGATGGAATTCGTAACTACCAAGCAAGGAATTTTATGAGAAGAATGTCCATAGGGGATAAAGCATTCTTTTATCATTCCAATTGCAAGCCTCCTGGAATAGTTGGGCTTATGGAAGTGTTGGAAACAGGTTTAATTGATCCAACACAATTCGACCCAAATGCAAAATACTATGACCCAAAATCCTCACAAGAAAATCCCCGTTGGGATTGTAATCGCATGGGCTATATTTGCCAATTTGAAAAGAAATTAACCATAGAAGAACTAAGGGCTTCATATTCAGCTGAGCAACTCACTCTTCTCCGCAAAGGTAACAGGCTTTCTATAATGCCAATACATAATAAAATCGCTATAGAAATCATTAGCAGGTTAGGTGGAGTTATATAG
- the secG gene encoding preprotein translocase subunit SecG gives MITSILTWVWAASGVLLILLVLLHSPKGDGMGGLAASGSTMFTSASSAEATLNRVTWIFLAIFLSLAIILSAGWLS, from the coding sequence ATGATTACTTCAATTCTTACCTGGGTATGGGCAGCATCTGGAGTGCTCCTAATCTTATTAGTTTTACTTCACAGCCCAAAAGGTGATGGCATGGGCGGACTAGCTGCTAGTGGAAGTACAATGTTTACAAGCGCCAGCAGTGCGGAAGCAACCCTAAATAGAGTCACCTGGATATTTTTGGCTATTTTCCTGAGCCTAGCAATAATCCTCAGCGCAGGATGGCTAAGCTAG
- a CDS encoding DUF2811 domain-containing protein, with amino-acid sequence MNEAPLNVCEDSNQQVNEGVVSFQTELPVALQSAMAAFIERYPNWDQYRLIQAALAGFLVQNGAVSRSITRLYVGKMFSCDSLV; translated from the coding sequence GTGAATGAAGCTCCATTAAATGTTTGCGAGGACTCAAATCAGCAAGTGAATGAAGGAGTTGTAAGCTTTCAGACAGAGTTGCCTGTTGCTTTGCAGTCTGCGATGGCAGCATTTATTGAACGCTATCCAAATTGGGATCAATACCGTTTAATCCAGGCTGCCCTTGCAGGGTTTTTGGTTCAAAATGGTGCGGTCTCCAGGTCAATTACCCGATTGTACGTAGGTAAAATGTTCTCTTGCGATTCTCTGGTGTAA
- a CDS encoding DUF1810 family protein: MSNTLSVPENLKRFYLAQNTGTPNFHEKAVAELFSGCKKSHWIWFVLPQLLGLGHSEKSKKFGINDLLEAQEYLENKLLKDRLEEIITVIAEQLKIPEQSLTNLMGSELDAIKTISSLTLFEAAGLEIASMLLDQLGTRCPMTQELLRSRGNVLPRADA; encoded by the coding sequence ATGAGCAATACTTTGAGCGTACCTGAGAATTTAAAACGTTTTTACTTAGCTCAAAACACTGGCACTCCAAATTTTCATGAGAAAGCTGTAGCTGAATTGTTCTCAGGTTGTAAAAAAAGTCATTGGATTTGGTTTGTACTTCCTCAGCTACTAGGGTTAGGCCATTCAGAAAAATCAAAGAAGTTTGGGATCAATGATTTGTTAGAGGCGCAGGAATATCTCGAGAACAAATTACTGAAGGATCGGTTAGAAGAAATTATTACTGTTATTGCTGAACAACTCAAAATCCCAGAACAAAGCCTTACGAATCTTATGGGCAGTGAATTAGACGCGATCAAAACAATTAGCAGTCTCACGCTTTTTGAAGCTGCTGGACTTGAGATCGCCTCTATGCTGCTAGATCAGTTAGGTACACGCTGCCCAATGACTCAAGAGTTACTCCGATCTAGGGGCAATGTGCTTCCTAGAGCTGATGCATAG